From Gimesia panareensis, the proteins below share one genomic window:
- a CDS encoding DUF1559 domain-containing protein: MQLYQSQKQASPHCRRGFTLIELLVVIAIIAILIALLLPAVQQAREAARRSQCKNNLKQYGLALHNHLDTYGAFPPGYVCYDESGHRWQTGGWQFNNNNEFGFHWLVMLLPYMEQPALWDQVTTCAENDGSDATTNPWDHCEYLAPAHIGRYPLPKFNHCPSSPRDKSQFSDGSYGLESLAKGNSYAVSWGSGNILSWESRSTKGAFGCYFTTQDKVAKDHGGSGDLFQHDKGMTDSDYTDGMSNTVAISEVVSADGYGSSEKTDIRGVWMSPAMGATIFSAYNTPNARVADILAACDESITGTTNPYLNCTENRTTPDVYAAARSYHTGGVQVLMADGSVRFVSDNVDKNGVWHPLNTIRNGETIGEF; encoded by the coding sequence ATGCAATTGTATCAATCGCAGAAACAGGCGAGTCCGCACTGTCGTCGCGGTTTTACCTTAATTGAGCTGCTGGTGGTGATTGCCATCATTGCTATCCTGATTGCTCTGTTACTGCCTGCAGTCCAGCAGGCACGTGAAGCGGCCCGGCGGTCCCAGTGTAAAAATAACCTGAAGCAGTATGGCCTGGCGCTGCATAATCACCTGGATACCTACGGTGCGTTTCCTCCGGGGTATGTCTGCTATGATGAATCCGGACATCGCTGGCAAACGGGGGGCTGGCAGTTTAATAATAATAATGAATTTGGATTTCACTGGCTGGTGATGTTACTGCCTTATATGGAACAGCCTGCTTTGTGGGATCAGGTGACAACCTGTGCAGAGAATGATGGCTCAGATGCGACCACCAATCCCTGGGATCACTGTGAATATCTAGCTCCCGCACACATTGGACGATATCCCTTACCGAAATTTAACCACTGTCCCTCAAGTCCCCGAGATAAATCTCAGTTCTCGGATGGCTCTTATGGTCTGGAATCACTGGCGAAGGGAAACAGTTATGCCGTCAGTTGGGGTAGCGGGAATATACTTTCCTGGGAAAGCCGCAGCACCAAAGGGGCTTTTGGATGCTACTTCACGACGCAGGATAAAGTCGCCAAAGACCATGGCGGTTCGGGGGACCTGTTTCAGCACGATAAAGGCATGACTGACAGTGACTATACAGACGGGATGAGCAATACCGTGGCGATCAGTGAAGTCGTCAGTGCGGATGGCTACGGCTCGTCTGAGAAAACGGATATTCGTGGGGTCTGGATGTCACCTGCGATGGGGGCCACTATTTTTTCTGCATACAATACTCCCAATGCCCGCGTCGCTGATATCCTGGCTGCCTGTGATGAAAGCATTACAGGTACGACAAATCCTTACCTGAATTGTACAGAAAATCGTACCACGCCGGATGTCTATGCTGCTGCCCGCAGCTACCATACCGGAGGTGTCCAGGTTCTGATGGCAGATGGCTCAGTCCGCTTTGTCAGCGACAATGTGGATAAGAATGGGGTCTGGCATCCCTTGAACACGATTCGCAATGGTGAAACGATTGGTGAATTTTAA
- a CDS encoding cytochrome c3 family protein, whose translation METQRSTAARLTCIGSEWQADVCPFLFHWRPVCLLVMLMLFPGCLDSGQSGDEATSGNTGPQSNRPSDSSSPAETWKRFIAANFAGDQACADCHRKEFEAHQRSGHSHTAIRMEESSLAERLAQAGSYQDSRRQQNWSFQLEQGKFLVKDENHPTMPALTVTWLLGSGTHAQTAIAVEERRRQGVELRWSWLANRNGLGLTPDHEPYDVYNRNSIECFGRPMNTADVLACLGCHMTVGPPPGAPLRSEFFVPNVGCERCHGPRQKHVVLAKQGRGNEIQPLINYRDAEEYIAACAECHRDASDMTGQEQPHELVRFQPYGLKKSACYLKSDGQLSCANCHDPHDATSHDRELYKKQCQSCHRESQSRICPIQPQGDCIECHMPAVEWTAGIKFHDHWIRKPEK comes from the coding sequence GTGGAAACTCAAAGAAGCACCGCTGCCAGGCTAACCTGCATCGGCAGTGAGTGGCAGGCGGACGTCTGCCCGTTTCTGTTCCATTGGAGACCGGTCTGTCTGCTGGTGATGCTGATGCTGTTCCCGGGCTGTTTGGACAGTGGGCAGTCCGGAGATGAGGCAACCAGCGGAAACACCGGGCCGCAGAGTAACCGTCCGTCTGATTCCTCTTCTCCCGCAGAGACCTGGAAGCGGTTTATTGCAGCCAACTTTGCCGGCGATCAGGCGTGTGCGGACTGTCATCGGAAAGAATTTGAGGCGCATCAGCGTTCGGGGCATTCGCATACTGCGATCCGGATGGAAGAGAGTTCGCTGGCGGAACGACTGGCCCAGGCTGGTTCGTATCAGGATTCCCGTCGTCAGCAGAACTGGTCTTTTCAGCTGGAGCAGGGGAAATTTCTGGTCAAAGATGAGAATCATCCCACGATGCCTGCGCTGACAGTCACCTGGTTGCTGGGCTCAGGGACGCATGCGCAGACAGCGATCGCGGTTGAGGAACGCCGCCGCCAGGGTGTGGAACTCCGCTGGTCCTGGCTGGCCAACCGGAATGGCCTGGGGCTGACCCCGGACCATGAGCCGTATGATGTCTATAACCGCAACAGTATCGAGTGTTTCGGACGTCCGATGAACACCGCTGATGTGCTGGCCTGCCTGGGTTGTCATATGACGGTCGGGCCGCCACCAGGAGCGCCGTTACGATCTGAATTCTTCGTACCGAATGTGGGATGCGAACGCTGCCACGGGCCGCGTCAGAAGCATGTTGTGCTGGCGAAGCAGGGGAGGGGCAACGAGATTCAACCATTGATCAATTATCGCGATGCAGAAGAATATATCGCGGCCTGTGCGGAGTGTCATCGCGATGCCAGTGATATGACAGGGCAGGAGCAGCCACATGAACTGGTACGGTTCCAGCCCTATGGCTTGAAGAAGAGCGCCTGCTACCTGAAGTCAGACGGCCAGCTGTCCTGTGCGAATTGTCATGATCCACATGACGCGACATCGCATGACCGTGAGTTGTACAAGAAGCAGTGCCAGTCCTGTCACCGGGAGTCGCAGTCCAGGATCTGTCCGATTCAACCGCAGGGAGACTGTATCGAATGCCACATGCCGGCTGTGGAGTGGACGGCTGGTATCAAGTTTCACGATCACTGGATTCGGAAGCCGGAAAAGTAA
- a CDS encoding vWA domain-containing protein: MTDKRLTGGIIHTYQKYDPKRIPDPMQPPPDLVSPALNHMMYYGSMRELTEEELARAIRLDPSQIAGLGPSLDALLAMLEERKRKILETYETDSVRKKARRSYHDYAKQLKAPRKFKDYFRQVVREEQIYDLERLWYRINDDQSPFSKGLVQLVDRLGDKYEIDELAANYHFTGHTSLTIPEALEIKAELEKIDELLKQLEEARETAQIAIIDMEALSEFTQPGDMETLEAIQKQVRDMLREMADQQGLEFSKGQFKLTPKAYRLFQSRILERIFSELQASRTGRHTGPVVGEGAVEMPSTRPYEFGDSVSNMDITQSFTNAILREGPGLPIRLKTDDLVIHKTRNTPKCATTVLMDMSGSMRYEGQYVNVKQMGLALEALIHGEFPGDYLQFIEMYTFAKPRSVSEIAEMMPKPVTIFDPVVRLKVDMSDEKISESIIPPHFTNIQHGLQLSRNFLALQDTPNKQIILITDGLPTAHFEGEQLYLLYPPDPQTESATMREAYLCHREGITINIFLIPSWSQSSEDIQFAHRLAEATQGRVFFTAGRDLDRYVVWDYVSHRKDIIG; this comes from the coding sequence ATGACTGACAAACGACTGACCGGCGGCATCATTCATACTTACCAGAAGTATGATCCCAAGCGCATCCCCGACCCGATGCAGCCGCCCCCGGACCTCGTCTCACCCGCGCTGAACCACATGATGTATTACGGGTCGATGCGCGAACTGACCGAAGAAGAACTGGCGCGTGCCATTCGCCTCGATCCCAGCCAGATCGCAGGCCTGGGTCCCAGCCTGGATGCCCTGCTGGCCATGCTGGAAGAACGCAAACGCAAGATTCTGGAAACCTACGAAACCGACAGTGTCCGCAAAAAAGCCCGCCGCAGCTATCACGATTACGCGAAACAGCTCAAGGCCCCCCGCAAGTTCAAAGATTACTTTCGCCAGGTGGTGCGCGAAGAACAGATCTATGACCTGGAACGGCTCTGGTACCGGATCAATGATGACCAGAGCCCCTTCTCTAAAGGACTGGTGCAGCTGGTGGATCGTTTGGGCGATAAATACGAAATCGACGAACTCGCCGCCAACTACCATTTCACCGGCCACACTTCGCTGACGATCCCGGAAGCCCTGGAAATCAAAGCCGAGCTCGAAAAAATCGACGAACTGCTCAAGCAGCTCGAAGAAGCCCGCGAGACAGCACAGATCGCCATCATCGATATGGAGGCACTCTCCGAATTCACGCAGCCCGGCGACATGGAAACGCTGGAAGCGATTCAGAAACAGGTCCGCGACATGCTCCGCGAGATGGCCGATCAGCAGGGACTGGAATTCTCCAAAGGACAGTTCAAACTGACTCCCAAAGCCTATCGCCTGTTCCAGAGCCGCATTTTGGAACGAATCTTCAGCGAGCTGCAGGCCTCCCGGACGGGGCGTCATACGGGGCCTGTCGTCGGCGAAGGGGCGGTGGAAATGCCGAGCACCAGACCTTACGAGTTTGGCGATTCCGTCTCGAATATGGACATCACCCAGTCCTTTACCAACGCGATTCTCAGGGAAGGACCGGGGCTGCCGATTCGGCTGAAAACAGACGATCTGGTCATCCACAAGACGCGCAATACTCCCAAGTGCGCCACCACCGTGCTGATGGACATGAGCGGCTCCATGCGTTACGAGGGCCAGTACGTCAACGTTAAGCAGATGGGACTGGCCCTCGAAGCCTTAATTCACGGCGAATTCCCCGGCGATTATCTGCAGTTCATCGAGATGTATACCTTCGCGAAGCCACGCTCGGTAAGTGAAATCGCCGAGATGATGCCCAAACCAGTGACGATCTTCGACCCTGTCGTCCGTCTGAAAGTCGACATGAGCGACGAGAAGATCAGCGAGTCGATCATCCCGCCGCACTTCACCAACATTCAGCACGGCCTGCAGCTGTCGCGGAACTTCCTCGCCCTGCAGGATACGCCTAATAAACAGATCATCCTGATCACCGACGGCCTGCCCACGGCGCACTTCGAAGGAGAACAGCTTTACCTGCTCTACCCGCCCGATCCCCAGACCGAGTCGGCTACCATGCGGGAAGCGTACCTGTGCCACCGTGAGGGCATCACGATCAACATCTTCCTGATCCCCAGCTGGTCCCAGTCCAGCGAAGACATCCAGTTTGCCCATCGTCTGGCGGAAGCCACCCAGGGCCGCGTCTTCTTCACCGCCGGCCGCGATCTGGACCGCTACGTCGTCTGGGACTACGTCTCCCACCGCAAAGACATCATTGGCTGA
- a CDS encoding magnesium chelatase: MSRPTNLAELRESGWQSKTVKREIYDNLMQALQQGEELFPGIVGYDDTVIPDIVLALLSEHDMLFLGEKGQAKSRIMRQLVRFLDPEVPYLDLPESPVHDDPYNPITSIGRQFLANTPDHEVPIAWWSREDRYAERLAPGTKFADVIGEIDPAKLAHGESMSAESALHFGLIPRMHRGIFAMNELPELDELVQVGLFNILEERDVQIRGYPIRFDLDMLILFSSNPSTFNRSGKVIPQLKDRIGSVIHTHYPRERSLGIEIMEQEASVDLEGDVPVVVPYFMREIVEQISIAARASKYVDHDSGVSARFSIANYRMMVASARRRGAVLNEKPAVPRISDLGHLYSSSLGKLELDLMGANQMSERQVLDSIIAQAIQEVFQEYIVEHGLAEISEIFAQGIKIEVGDMLPSSQYAERLQRVPPIWDKAFEVNASGDEAVRASCIEFILAGLYANSKISRSQDHGRITYET, from the coding sequence ATGAGTCGTCCCACCAATCTGGCGGAACTCCGCGAAAGCGGCTGGCAAAGTAAAACGGTCAAACGAGAAATTTACGATAACCTGATGCAGGCTCTGCAACAGGGCGAGGAACTGTTTCCCGGGATTGTCGGCTACGACGATACCGTTATCCCCGACATTGTCCTGGCCCTGCTCTCCGAACACGATATGCTCTTTCTCGGAGAAAAAGGACAGGCCAAAAGCCGCATCATGCGACAGCTGGTCCGTTTTCTGGATCCGGAGGTCCCCTATCTCGATCTGCCGGAGTCGCCCGTACACGATGATCCCTACAACCCGATCACCAGCATTGGCCGCCAGTTCCTGGCGAACACTCCCGATCACGAAGTCCCCATCGCCTGGTGGTCCCGGGAAGACCGCTATGCGGAACGCCTGGCTCCCGGCACCAAGTTCGCCGACGTGATCGGGGAAATCGATCCTGCGAAGCTCGCTCACGGCGAGAGCATGTCCGCGGAAAGTGCCCTGCACTTCGGCCTGATTCCCCGCATGCATCGGGGGATCTTTGCCATGAACGAACTGCCGGAACTCGATGAACTGGTGCAGGTCGGTCTGTTCAACATCCTTGAAGAACGGGATGTCCAGATCCGCGGGTATCCCATCCGCTTCGACCTCGACATGCTGATCCTGTTCTCTTCCAATCCCTCTACCTTCAACCGCAGTGGCAAAGTCATTCCGCAGCTGAAAGACCGTATCGGCTCCGTGATCCACACCCATTACCCCCGGGAACGCAGCCTGGGGATCGAGATCATGGAACAGGAAGCCAGCGTCGATCTGGAAGGGGATGTCCCGGTCGTCGTCCCTTACTTCATGCGGGAGATCGTCGAACAGATTTCCATCGCCGCCCGTGCTTCCAAATATGTCGACCACGATTCCGGCGTAAGCGCCCGCTTCAGTATCGCCAACTACCGTATGATGGTCGCCTCTGCCCGCCGCCGGGGCGCGGTGCTCAATGAGAAACCGGCCGTCCCCCGCATCAGCGACCTGGGACATCTCTACTCATCCTCGCTGGGAAAACTGGAACTCGACCTGATGGGAGCCAACCAGATGTCCGAGCGACAGGTGCTCGACTCCATCATCGCCCAGGCGATTCAGGAGGTCTTCCAGGAATACATCGTGGAACATGGCCTTGCAGAGATCAGTGAAATTTTTGCCCAGGGAATCAAAATTGAAGTGGGCGACATGCTCCCCTCTTCGCAATATGCCGAGCGTCTCCAACGTGTCCCCCCCATCTGGGATAAAGCCTTCGAAGTCAATGCCTCGGGCGACGAAGCAGTTCGCGCTTCCTGCATCGAATTCATCCTGGCAGGACTCTATGCCAACAGTAAAATTTCGCGTTCGCAGGATCACGGCCGCATCACTTATGAGACCTGA
- a CDS encoding PAS domain S-box protein, with protein sequence MPTGASLQPQGLPILLCEPSPESRAQLMQLLAEDGYRVTPAETVEQLFNRNNWSDYFLIILEHDLPDGKIEDVLPRLKQLAPAAELLVITSRTRIENMIIAFRTGVADYFVKPIDPDLFRSSIKRILQNQNVSSELLQTQAQLKAIVDTAIEAVITINRSGLIQSFNPAAEKMFGYQAHEILNQNISLLTPDPIRVVHDQYITRYLETGKASIIGSRRELMARRRDGSLFPIEISVTDLPQFGLFAGIIGDISERKQAEQKQEDLTRAVAVAAQQERRQLADILHDHLQQVLVGVRIHLDIAKNDTTDDFIKQTLVRADELLNQGIEITRSLTAELNPVVLHEEGLITALEWLSHNMRERYNLNVTLDLDHRADPQNDTTKVALYECIRELLFNVVKHSETTEARVCMSLLPENKIEIVVSDNGVGFDTQQLDHQISDASGIGLSNIEFRLSLIKGKFRLQSSHGEGTVARIIASLNPIETTSMLAET encoded by the coding sequence ATGCCAACAGGAGCCTCACTCCAGCCTCAGGGATTACCCATCCTGCTGTGCGAACCCTCCCCCGAATCACGTGCCCAGCTGATGCAACTTCTTGCAGAGGACGGCTATCGGGTGACTCCTGCAGAAACGGTAGAACAACTTTTCAACCGTAATAACTGGTCGGATTACTTTCTGATCATCCTGGAACACGATCTGCCGGATGGCAAGATTGAAGATGTGCTCCCGCGGCTCAAACAGCTGGCCCCGGCTGCGGAATTGCTGGTGATCACCTCGCGGACCCGGATCGAAAATATGATCATCGCCTTTCGAACCGGAGTCGCCGACTATTTCGTCAAACCCATCGATCCGGATCTGTTTCGATCTTCCATCAAACGCATCCTCCAGAATCAGAATGTCTCCAGCGAACTCCTGCAGACACAGGCCCAGCTCAAAGCAATCGTCGATACCGCCATTGAAGCCGTGATCACGATTAATCGCAGCGGACTGATTCAGTCGTTCAATCCGGCTGCCGAAAAAATGTTCGGCTATCAGGCTCACGAGATCCTCAACCAGAACATCAGCCTGCTCACCCCCGATCCGATTCGGGTCGTCCACGATCAATATATCACCCGCTACCTGGAAACAGGTAAAGCATCCATCATTGGTTCCCGCCGGGAACTGATGGCCCGACGTCGTGACGGCAGCCTGTTCCCGATTGAAATCTCCGTCACCGATCTGCCCCAGTTCGGCCTCTTCGCCGGAATCATCGGCGATATCAGCGAACGCAAGCAGGCGGAACAGAAGCAGGAAGATCTGACCCGGGCCGTTGCGGTCGCGGCCCAGCAGGAACGCAGACAGCTGGCCGATATTCTCCACGATCACCTCCAGCAGGTCCTGGTGGGCGTCCGCATTCATCTGGATATCGCCAAAAATGATACCACCGATGATTTCATCAAACAGACACTGGTCCGCGCCGATGAACTGCTCAATCAAGGCATCGAAATCACCCGCTCCCTGACCGCGGAACTCAATCCCGTCGTGTTACATGAAGAGGGTCTGATCACCGCCCTCGAATGGCTCTCTCATAACATGAGAGAGCGCTACAATCTGAACGTCACACTTGATCTCGACCACCGCGCCGATCCACAGAACGACACCACGAAGGTTGCCTTGTATGAATGCATCCGCGAATTACTGTTTAACGTCGTCAAACATTCAGAAACCACCGAAGCGCGAGTCTGTATGAGCCTGCTGCCGGAGAATAAAATCGAAATTGTCGTCTCGGACAACGGAGTCGGTTTCGACACGCAACAACTTGACCATCAGATTTCCGATGCGAGCGGTATCGGGCTGAGTAACATCGAATTCCGTCTCTCTCTCATCAAAGGCAAATTTCGGCTCCAATCGTCCCACGGAGAGGGAACCGTTGCCCGCATCATTGCCTCACTGAATCCAATCGAAACCACTTCAATGCTGGCCGAAACCTGA
- a CDS encoding carbon storage regulator, with amino-acid sequence MLVLTRKKNEQICINDDIVLTVLRIQGGKVRVGIECPHKIPIRRSEVPVEMLCEDESLLEEPLATAEHLVV; translated from the coding sequence ATGCTTGTATTGACCCGCAAAAAAAATGAACAGATCTGTATTAACGATGACATTGTGCTGACCGTGCTGCGAATTCAGGGAGGGAAGGTCAGAGTGGGGATTGAATGTCCTCATAAGATTCCGATTCGCCGGAGTGAAGTTCCGGTGGAAATGCTGTGTGAAGATGAAAGCCTGCTGGAAGAACCGCTGGCAACTGCAGAACACCTGGTTGTCTGA
- a CDS encoding Hsp20/alpha crystallin family protein — protein MTTSPGLRGTVMRADRSVPGLSTFFGRAPFWNLRNEMENMLSSISGEGGIASAGFNAALDLSETDDAVEVRMDVPGIQPEEIEVEVAGDLLQINGERKAEQEEKGKTWHRVERSAGSFTRSIKLPCEVQSEHIEAHCEHGVLTVKLPKSDFKKPRKIQVKPKT, from the coding sequence ATGACAACTTCACCCGGTTTAAGAGGCACAGTCATGCGGGCGGACCGGTCGGTACCAGGTTTGAGTACCTTTTTCGGCCGGGCTCCTTTCTGGAACTTGCGGAATGAAATGGAAAACATGCTGAGTTCGATTTCCGGGGAAGGTGGGATCGCCTCCGCCGGGTTCAACGCCGCACTGGATCTTTCAGAAACGGATGATGCCGTGGAGGTCCGGATGGATGTACCTGGCATCCAGCCCGAAGAAATCGAAGTTGAAGTGGCGGGGGACCTGCTGCAGATCAACGGTGAGCGAAAAGCAGAACAGGAAGAAAAAGGGAAAACCTGGCATCGGGTCGAACGCTCTGCAGGAAGTTTTACACGTTCGATCAAGCTGCCGTGTGAGGTACAGAGCGAGCACATTGAAGCACACTGTGAACATGGCGTACTGACCGTCAAATTACCCAAATCTGATTTTAAGAAGCCACGTAAAATTCAGGTAAAGCCGAAAACCTGA
- a CDS encoding BON domain-containing protein has translation MKLQGEVKTELFTSPDNQLIAQVKRVLRSSGYAPLAKVRVMAVQGEVCLEGEVPTYFMKQLAQTHVLPIKGVRRLNNELNVDRQFHHLK, from the coding sequence GTGAAACTGCAGGGAGAAGTCAAAACGGAATTGTTTACCAGTCCGGACAATCAGTTGATTGCCCAGGTGAAGCGTGTTCTCCGATCTTCAGGTTATGCTCCCCTGGCAAAAGTCAGGGTCATGGCTGTGCAAGGCGAAGTCTGCCTGGAAGGTGAGGTGCCTACGTATTTTATGAAGCAGTTGGCCCAGACGCATGTGCTGCCGATAAAGGGAGTCAGGCGACTGAACAATGAACTGAATGTGGACCGGCAGTTCCACCATCTCAAATAA
- a CDS encoding rhodanese-like domain-containing protein has translation MSTIGRNDLQQLLASCSDLKLLEVLPETAYQEYHIRGAINIPLDADFESELSVQCPDKKQTIVVYGLNFECDVSRQALARLIELGYENIYHYEPGKVDWKAAQLPVEYGSAAPTPLEKEQGFLFLISLTQIPLFDLLTI, from the coding sequence ATGTCTACTATCGGCAGAAATGATTTACAGCAACTCCTGGCTTCGTGTTCCGATCTGAAATTACTGGAAGTATTACCAGAAACCGCCTACCAGGAATACCACATCAGGGGAGCTATCAATATTCCACTTGATGCCGATTTTGAAAGCGAGCTTTCGGTACAGTGTCCGGACAAAAAACAAACGATTGTAGTCTACGGACTGAATTTCGAGTGTGACGTTTCCCGGCAGGCCCTGGCACGTCTGATCGAGCTGGGCTATGAGAACATCTACCACTATGAACCCGGGAAAGTGGATTGGAAAGCGGCCCAGCTCCCCGTCGAATATGGCTCTGCTGCTCCCACACCACTTGAGAAAGAACAGGGATTTCTCTTTCTGATTTCCCTGACTCAGATCCCGCTGTTTGATCTGCTGACGATCTAA
- a CDS encoding response regulator: MDDTKQRKTRIMIVDDHPIVREGYSRLIEREDNLQVCAEADSKAEALKQIMNDPPDLVIIDISLKDGSGLELIKDIKAQFKQIKMLTVSMHDENLFAERCIRAGALGFVNKQQAPEQLVTAIHRVLSGKVFLSSEITERMICRSIGSENYSEQSPIETLSDRELEVFEQIGLGETTRQIAQKLNLSPKTVETYRENIKHKLNLDNATELIRNAIQWVLEKN; this comes from the coding sequence CCGGATCATGATTGTGGACGATCATCCGATTGTCAGGGAAGGTTATTCCCGGTTGATCGAACGGGAAGACAACCTGCAGGTCTGCGCCGAAGCGGACAGCAAAGCAGAGGCTCTCAAGCAGATCATGAACGATCCCCCTGACCTCGTGATCATTGACATATCCCTCAAAGATGGCAGCGGGCTGGAGCTGATCAAAGATATCAAAGCCCAGTTCAAACAGATCAAAATGCTCACGGTCTCCATGCACGACGAAAACCTGTTTGCCGAACGCTGTATCCGGGCAGGCGCCCTGGGCTTCGTCAACAAACAACAGGCTCCCGAGCAACTGGTCACCGCCATTCATCGGGTCCTCTCGGGAAAAGTCTTTCTCAGCTCGGAAATCACCGAACGCATGATCTGCCGTTCGATCGGTTCTGAAAACTATTCCGAGCAATCTCCCATCGAAACGCTCTCCGACCGGGAACTCGAGGTCTTTGAACAGATCGGCCTGGGGGAAACCACACGCCAGATTGCCCAGAAGCTGAACCTCAGCCCGAAAACCGTCGAAACGTACCGGGAAAATATCAAGCATAAACTGAACCTGGATAACGCGACGGAATTAATCCGCAATGCCATTCAGTGGGTCCTGGAAAAGAATTAA